CAGATCCTCGTATTGTTTCAAAACCGTCTGAGTCAGCGGCAAATCGAGGGAAACACTCTTGGCCATGGTGTCGGCCTGGCTCAGATCCTTGACCGAAAACTCCAAGGGGCCGCCAGGCACGAAATCCCGATCCACCATTTTTTCTCCGTGGATTTCCAGAATGCGGCTTTGACAATAGCCACCGGAGATGGCCTCGCGGACCTTGCCCGCATCCACGCCCAACGATGCGGCTAGAATCAGACCTTCCGTTACCGCGCCTATGGTCACATGAACGATGGTCTGATTAACCATCTTGCAGACCTGCCCGGCCCCGTCATCACCCAGGTGGAACACATTGCCCAGCACTTCGAAGACCGGCCGGGCCTTTTCCAGTTCCGCCAGTGGGCCACCGACCATGATCGACAGGGTTCCCGCCTCGGCTCCCGAAATACCACCGGAAACCGGGGCATCCAGATGGTGGTCATAGCCGGCCTCGGACAAACGTTTGTGCAGATCAATCGCCAGATCGGGTGCCAGGGAGCTCATATCGATGAGCAGGGCGTCCTTGGGCGCGTTCGGCGAGACACCGTCGTCACCGAAATACACCATATCGATGACTTTGGCCCCGGCCAGCATGGTGATGACCACGTCGGCCTCGGCCACCGCTTCGGCGGCGGACTCGGCGGCCTTGGCCCCCAACGCCACCAGCGGCTTACAGTTTTCGGCATTGGGGTCGCGGATGGTCAGCGGATATCCGGCCTCCAACAAGCGGCGTGCCATGCGGCTGCCCATCAGGCCAATTCCGATCAAGGTGATTTTCAGGTCACGGGTGGTCATCTCTTCGGTCTCCCTACTGATAGGCCTTAAGCCAGCCCAAGCCTTGTTCCATGGTGCCGCGCGGATGGTATTCCGCCCCCACGTAGCCGTCCCAGCCCATGTCATCAAGGGCCGCTAAAAGGTCCGGATAATTCACTTCGCCCTGATCCGGTTCCCCCCGGTCGGGGACGGCGGCAATCTGGATATGACCGATATGGGGCAGCGTGGCCCGCAGCCGTTCGATCAGATCGCCTTGCATGACTTGCACATGAAATACATCGAACATCAGTTTCAGGTTGGCGACGCCGACGGCCTTGATGGTCTCCAAGCCTTTTTCCACATTGCTTAGATGGTAGCCCGGCGCGGCCCGGTGACTCAGCGGTTCAATGACAATGGTCTTGTCATGCTTCGCCGCCTCGGCACAGGCATAAGCGAGGTTCCGGCGATAGACCGCCTCGGCTTCGTCGGTGCTGCCGGTCTTGCCCGCCACGGCATTGATGTTGCGACAGCCGATGGCGACCGCATAGGCGATGGCCTCATCGATGTAGCCCTTGGCCTCGGCCTCACGCCCCGGCATGGCACAGACCCCCAGATCATCGATTCCATTGATCCCCAGGCGGGTGTTGATGCCAACCATGGGCAGCCCGGTATCATTCAGAGCCTGATTGACCGAGTCGGTTGAAAAGTCATAGGGCCAATGGCA
The sequence above is drawn from the Magnetospira sp. QH-2 genome and encodes:
- a CDS encoding hydroxypyruvate isomerase family protein, which translates into the protein MPRFSANLGFLWKDIALPDAIRAAKRAGFEAVECHWPYDFSTDSVNQALNDTGLPMVGINTRLGINGIDDLGVCAMPGREAEAKGYIDEAIAYAVAIGCRNINAVAGKTGSTDEAEAVYRRNLAYACAEAAKHDKTIVIEPLSHRAAPGYHLSNVEKGLETIKAVGVANLKLMFDVFHVQVMQGDLIERLRATLPHIGHIQIAAVPDRGEPDQGEVNYPDLLAALDDMGWDGYVGAEYHPRGTMEQGLGWLKAYQ
- a CDS encoding NAD(P)-dependent oxidoreductase, yielding MTTRDLKITLIGIGLMGSRMARRLLEAGYPLTIRDPNAENCKPLVALGAKAAESAAEAVAEADVVITMLAGAKVIDMVYFGDDGVSPNAPKDALLIDMSSLAPDLAIDLHKRLSEAGYDHHLDAPVSGGISGAEAGTLSIMVGGPLAELEKARPVFEVLGNVFHLGDDGAGQVCKMVNQTIVHVTIGAVTEGLILAASLGVDAGKVREAISGGYCQSRILEIHGEKMVDRDFVPGGPLEFSVKDLSQADTMAKSVSLDLPLTQTVLKQYEDLVTAGKGRLDHSALLLAYEQANEPHQVSPGKADKLP